In Antechinus flavipes isolate AdamAnt ecotype Samford, QLD, Australia chromosome 3, AdamAnt_v2, whole genome shotgun sequence, a genomic segment contains:
- the LOC127557979 gene encoding olfactory receptor 6T1-like, which produces MYPENWTQVTEFVLMGFPGSWTLQLMLFLGLLVTYVVTVMGNLIIIVLSWSDHRLQTQMYFFLRNLSLLELVLVSVVVPKILVSILTRDYSISFAGCITQSYLYFLLGTTDFFLLAVMSLDRYLAICRPLHYETLMNRPICVRLVMASWIAGFLWVLSPTILMANLSFCGPNAIDHFFCDSWPLMRLSCGNTQLLELVAFILSTAVLLGSLAVTSVSYACILATVFQTPTAAERKKAFFTCASHLTVVVIVYGSSIFLYIRTSEAQSMLLNKGVSALGCIITPLLNPFIFSLRNDKVKQALEDALRWHRNIGARRL; this is translated from the coding sequence ATGTATCCAGAGAATTGGACCCAGGTAACAGAATTTGTGTTGATGGGTTTCCCTGGTAGCTGGACCCTACAGCTCATGctgtttctaggacttctggTGACATATGTAGTGACAGTCATGGGAAATTTGATCATCATTGTGCTCAGCTGGTCTGACCACCGCCTGCAAACTCAAATGTACTTTTTCCTGAGAAATCTCTCCCTCCTGGAGCTGGTATTGGTCTCTGTTGTTGTCCCTAAGATCCTGGTCAGCATCCTTACCAGGGACTactcaatctcctttgctggcTGCATCACACAATCCTATCTCTATTTTCTCCTGGGCACTActgactttttcctcttggcaGTCATGTCTCTGGATCGCTATTTAGCCATCTGCCGTCCATTGCACTATGAGACCCTAATGAACCGTCCCATCTGTGTCCGGCTAGTAATGGCTTCTTGGATTGCTGGTTTCTTATGGGTGCTCTCTCCTACTATCCTCATGGCTAACTTGTCTTTCTGTGGCCCTAATGCCATTGACCACTTCTTCTGTGACAGCTGGCCACTTATGCGGCTCTCTTGTGGGAATACCCAACTTCTGGAGTTAGTGGCCTTTATACTTTCCACAGCTGTTCTTCTAGGTTCCTTGGCAGTGACTTCTGTCTCCTATGCCTGTATCCTTGCTACTGTCTTCCAGACTCCAACAGCCGCAGAAcgaaaaaaagccttttttacCTGTGCTTCACATCTTACTGTGGTTGTCATTGTTTATGGCAGCTCCATCTTCCTTTACATCCGCACATCAGAGGCTCAATCTATGCTTCTTAACAAAGGGGTCTCAGCTCTGGGATGCATCATCACCCCACTTCTGAATCCATTCATCTTCAGTCTCCGTAATGATAAGGTAAAGCAGGCCCTAGAAGATGCTTTAAGATGGCACAGGAATATAGGTGCCAGAAGGTTGTAA